The genomic DNA GGAGGGCTTATCGATGAGGTAATGGGGCTACTAGAGCTTTTGCCTTGATTTGTTTTTCTGTCATCATTACCAAATAGTATTCAGATATTCCTGCTTTTATGTTTGCTAGGTTGGTTGCTAGAATTATCTTTATCATGATTGAAAGCTTTTCCTAGGGACTGAGGCACAGAAAGGCCGATATATATTAGATAAGATAATGGACGTGTACTCTACTATACTGAAGTAGGATTAGGGTTCAGGTTCCTTGAAGGAGACTAGCCTATCCGGCTAAATGAGAGCACATGACCCACAGGGATATCCAGGGCAGCTGGACAGAATCTTGGAATGACTAGCAATCAGTTTCTACACTGAATGTGACACTTTTTCCGGCGAACCTACCAATAATATACCAAGTTGCCTATTATGCCTCGCCCTGGAATTGCGCTTGATCATTGGAAACATCAAATAATTGAGCTATTTCACCAGCAATACTCACCTGATGATATCCAAGGTATTCTTCATGAAAAATATAATATGAAAACCAGTGCCCGTACAGTTCGCCGCCGCCTCAAGGAATGGGGCTGTACCCAACGGTTTCCAATACCTGATACACCACAACTACGCGCTCGAATTTCTGCTTTATTCTTTGAATACTGTGCCAGTGACAAGGAGATCATATATATCCTTGAGAAGGAGGGCTATCAGATATCCTCATATGGTCTAAGTGTACTCCGTGCTCGGTTAGGCCTTACACGTCGAGTCTCTCGCTTTAATCGTGAAGAAGCAGATGAAAGGCTCTTGAATATAGTTCAAAAGGAGCTTGACAAGGGTGCCATTGAGGGTTACGGACGAGGCTATCTCTACAGTCATTTCCGAAACCAgatgcactgcatctcaaggTAAGAATAACTGCTAGGTTGAGTGTTAGATTGACCAATTTGAGTGCTAATACTATAACTAATAGGGATCGGCTCTTTGCAGCAGTAAAGCAACTAGATCCGGATGGAGTATACCGTCGGGCAAATGATCTCCAGCGTCATCGTGGGGAGTATATTGTACCTGGTCCAAATTGGTTATGGTCAATCGATGGTCACTGCAAACTAAATTTCTATGGCATTGAAATATATGCAGCTATTGATGCATATTCTCGATACATCACATGGATTTATATTGGCATTTCTGGCCGTACAGCTATCAGTATTCTGGTCCAATTCTTGACAACTCTCCAGAAGGAAGGTGTTCACCCACAGCGGATACGATCAGATCGAGGTACAGAAACACCATTGCTTGCAGCTGCTCAACATGCTTTTATGAAAAGACATGTTGCAGATATCTCTTTTAGAGACTGTTACTGGTATGGAACTAGTACTGCGAATCAAAGAATTGAGTCTTGGTGGGGGCAGTTAACAGGAGGGTTACTTTTCCGCTGGAGGGTGGGTTTGACTCTGATTGCTATattgattgcaaggttactGACTTGATTCATAATTGTAGGACTATTTCCAGAGATTGCATAGTGAACATTTGTTTGAACCTGACAATCTGGCTGACAAGATTGCTCTTCTTGCAATATATATTCCTATTCTCCGACAAGAGGTCCAGGCCTTTGCCCGAATGTGGAATATGCACACTATCCGAAAGCAGCCTAATCGACCAAATGCAGTCCATGGAAAGCCCATTATGCTTTATTTCTATCCACAAGATCCTTGTATTCAGAACTATGGATTGAAGCC from Aspergillus chevalieri M1 DNA, chromosome 1, nearly complete sequence includes the following:
- a CDS encoding integrase catalytic domain-containing protein (COG:S;~EggNog:ENOG410QEHG;~InterPro:IPR012337), with translation MHCISRDRLFAAVKQLDPDGVYRRANDLQRHRGEYIVPGPNWLWSIDGHCKLNFYGIEIYAAIDAYSRYITWIYIGISGRTAISILVQFLTTLQKEGVHPQRIRSDRGTETPLLAAAQHAFMKRHVADISFRDCYWYGTSTANQRIESWWGQLTGGLLFRWRDYFQRLHSEHLFEPDNLADKIALLAIYIPILRQEVQAFARMWNMHTIRKQPNRPNAVHGKPIMLYFYPQDPCIQNYGLKPDPQLLQELTDQTASYGMMVHKLPYC